The Petropleomorpha daqingensis genome includes a window with the following:
- a CDS encoding ANTAR domain-containing response regulator — MSSQTTRVLIAEDEALIRLDLKEMLEEEGYTVVAEVGDGQQAVDQAEELRPDLVILDIQMPVLDGLAAAEQIAKARTAPVIVLTAFSQRELVERARDAGAMAYLVKPFNKNDLVPAIEVARARFAEMTALDGEVRTLEERLEARKIVEKAKGRLMAERGITEADAFRWIQRTAMNERTSMKALAERLLAEDPAAESSTA; from the coding sequence GTGAGCAGCCAGACGACACGGGTCCTCATCGCCGAGGACGAGGCGCTGATCCGCCTCGACCTCAAGGAGATGCTCGAGGAGGAGGGCTACACCGTCGTCGCCGAGGTCGGGGACGGGCAGCAGGCCGTGGACCAGGCGGAGGAGCTCCGTCCCGACCTGGTCATCCTCGACATCCAGATGCCGGTGCTCGACGGGCTGGCGGCGGCCGAGCAGATCGCGAAGGCGCGCACCGCCCCGGTCATCGTGCTCACCGCGTTCAGCCAGCGCGAACTGGTCGAGCGGGCCCGCGACGCCGGCGCGATGGCCTACCTGGTCAAGCCGTTCAACAAGAACGACCTGGTGCCGGCGATCGAGGTCGCCCGCGCCCGCTTCGCCGAGATGACGGCGCTCGACGGCGAGGTGCGCACCCTCGAGGAGCGGCTGGAGGCCCGCAAGATCGTCGAGAAGGCCAAGGGCCGGCTCATGGCCGAGCGGGGCATCACCGAGGCCGACGCGTTCCGGTGGATCCAGCGGACGGCGATGAACGAGCGCACCTCCATGAAAGCGCTGGCCGAGCGGCTGCTGGCCGAGGATCCCGCGGCGGAGAGCTCCACCGCCTGA
- a CDS encoding ABC transporter substrate-binding protein has protein sequence MRTGTIARSIAVAGAALLAVSACGGSSDDNSSSGSSGSSGEKQTNVYGTDGNMGNALGEDFTKEGSLAGMSGTTPLTNLNDDFKKRLLTIDPALKDYNYAGESYDAVMITALAAQMAGTNDANTFKAFVNGVTVGGDKCSDFKSCLDIINGGGNPDLDGITGPLSFTDPGEPAQASFGLLHFGADNKIDDAKTKFVLAGDEANATTNEGPNGGKAATPNATGNPLIIGTLLPQTGNLAFLGPPEIAGVKLAIQDINAAGGVLGQPVQLVEGDSGDTSTDTATQTVDRLLQANVNAIIGAASSGVSQTVIDRITGAGVLEFSPANTSDIFTTYNDNGLYFRTAPPDLLQAQALSDLISGDGNTSVGILALNDPYGTGLADNTEKDLIAAGLSQGDIKKIIYDPQAANYDSEVQQMVDFAPDAIVVIGFEESSKIIQGLNAQGIGPQR, from the coding sequence ATGCGCACTGGCACCATCGCCCGCAGCATCGCAGTCGCCGGGGCCGCTCTGCTCGCTGTCTCCGCCTGTGGCGGCAGCAGCGATGACAACAGCAGCAGCGGTTCGAGCGGCAGCAGCGGCGAGAAGCAGACGAACGTCTACGGCACCGACGGCAACATGGGCAACGCGCTCGGTGAGGACTTCACCAAGGAGGGCTCGCTCGCCGGCATGAGCGGCACGACCCCTCTGACGAACCTCAACGACGACTTCAAGAAGCGCCTGCTCACCATCGACCCGGCGCTCAAGGACTACAACTACGCCGGTGAGTCGTACGACGCCGTGATGATCACGGCCTTGGCGGCGCAGATGGCCGGCACGAACGACGCGAACACCTTCAAGGCGTTCGTGAACGGCGTGACGGTCGGCGGCGACAAGTGCTCCGACTTCAAGTCCTGCCTCGACATCATCAACGGTGGCGGCAACCCCGACCTCGACGGCATCACCGGTCCGCTGAGCTTCACCGACCCCGGTGAGCCGGCGCAGGCCTCCTTCGGCCTGCTGCACTTCGGTGCCGACAACAAGATCGACGACGCGAAGACCAAGTTCGTGCTCGCCGGCGACGAGGCCAACGCCACCACCAACGAGGGCCCGAACGGCGGCAAGGCGGCTACCCCCAACGCCACCGGCAACCCGCTGATCATCGGCACCCTGCTGCCGCAGACCGGCAACCTGGCCTTCCTCGGCCCGCCGGAGATCGCCGGCGTCAAGCTCGCCATCCAGGACATCAACGCCGCTGGTGGCGTTCTGGGCCAGCCGGTCCAGCTGGTCGAGGGCGACTCGGGCGACACCTCCACGGACACGGCCACGCAGACGGTCGACCGGCTGCTGCAGGCCAACGTCAACGCGATCATCGGTGCCGCGTCCTCCGGCGTGAGCCAGACGGTCATCGACCGGATCACCGGCGCCGGCGTCCTGGAGTTCTCCCCGGCGAACACGTCGGACATCTTCACGACGTACAACGACAACGGGCTGTACTTCCGTACCGCCCCGCCGGACCTGCTGCAGGCCCAGGCGCTGTCGGACCTGATCTCGGGTGACGGCAACACGTCGGTCGGGATCCTGGCGCTCAACGACCCGTACGGCACGGGTCTGGCCGACAACACCGAGAAGGACCTCATCGCGGCCGGCCTGAGCCAGGGCGACATCAAGAAGATCATCTACGACCCGCAGGCGGCGAACTACGACTCCGAGGTCCAGCAGATGGTCGACTTCGCGCCCGACGCCATCGTGGTGATCGGCTTCGAGGAGTCCTCGAAGATCATCCAGGGTCTCAACGCCCAGGGCATCGGCCCGCAGCGCTGA